Genomic window (Streptomyces sp. RerS4):
GACAGCCGTCCGCCCTGGGCGTAGCCGGCCGCGCAGACCAGCAGGGCACCGAAGAGGTAGAGGTCCGCGACGGTCGGCACGCCGTGGTTCTGCGACAGCGTGTACACGACGACGGTCGCCGCGCCGACACCGGCCGCGGCCCAGAAGACCTTCGAGGGGCTGCGCCGGGTGAGTATCGCGGAGAACACGGCCGTGGCCATCGGCAGGACGCCGATCACGACCGCGGAGTTCGCGGTGGACGAGGTCTGCAGCGCGAGCGTGGTGAGCAGCGGGAACCCGATCGCGCAGCCGCCCGCGACGATGACCAGCGCGGGCCAGTCCGAGCGCGCCGGCAGCGGGGCCCGGGTGATGAGGAGCGCGGCGAACGCGATGACGGCGGCCAGGACGCCGCGTACGCCGATGGCGCTCCAGGGCCCGAATCCGTCGAGCGCCCACATGGTTCCGGGGAAGCTGAAGGAGAAGCTGACCACGCCGAGCGCGGCGTAGAGGGTGCCGCTGGAGAAGGTCCGTGTGGCGGGTGCCACGGGTGCCACGGGTGTCGCGGGTGTGGCAGGTGTGGCGACCGGGGCGAGGGAGCTCTGTTGTGCCGTCATGACTGTCCGTTCTTCTGCTTCCGGGAGATTTCTTCCAGCCGTGCGGAGACGGCCAGCGCGAACCGCGTGGCGGAGGCTTCCGAGAACGGCATGCTCAACGAGGGTTCGCAGAGCTCCAGTTCCAGGACCAGCGGCTTTCCGTCGGCACCGCGGATGAGGTCGACGCGACCGTAGAGCAGCGGATCGCGCAGCTCCAGGTGTGCGGCCGCGGCGTCCAGCGCGGCCGCGGCGGCCGCGCGCTCGTCCTCGGTGGCTTCGCGCGCGGTACGGGCCTCCTGCGTCGGCTCGTCGACCGTGCCGTCCTGGAGGAGCAGCGCACGCTTGCGGATGGCGTGGCTGTAGACGCCGTCGAAGTGTATGAGGTTGGTCTCGCCGTCGTGATCGACCGAGTCCAGGTAGGGCTGGAGGATGACGTGGCTGCCCCGGTCGAGCAGCTTGCCGACGTAGATGGCCGCCTCGGTCTCGGCGGACCGCGGGAAGCGCTGCACGTCGCGTGAGTAGGCGCCGACGGTCGGCTTCACCACGATCTCCCGGGCCTGTTCGTGCCCGGCGAGGAAGG
Coding sequences:
- a CDS encoding DMT family transporter, with translation MTAQQSSLAPVATPATPATPVAPVAPATRTFSSGTLYAALGVVSFSFSFPGTMWALDGFGPWSAIGVRGVLAAVIAFAALLITRAPLPARSDWPALVIVAGGCAIGFPLLTTLALQTSSTANSAVVIGVLPMATAVFSAILTRRSPSKVFWAAAGVGAATVVVYTLSQNHGVPTVADLYLFGALLVCAAGYAQGGRLSARMPGWRVIAWGVVLAAPVNLAVALWAVSNEPVHLTAKAVIGMAYIAGISQFGGFVVWYKGMGLIGVARASQLQLAQPLLTLVWAVLLLGEQFTAAVPLTAAIVLACIVVTQRARTS